From Acidimicrobiales bacterium, one genomic window encodes:
- a CDS encoding ATP-binding cassette domain-containing protein, which produces MDTLLLGAWVTRQILFWTIVQGLVFGLLAMGIVLIYRSTRVINFAVGNMGLPGATLFALLMINWNWPFWPALILSLAVGAILGFVTEVTVVKRLFHRPRIVLLIATVAIADFWRAIVLLAFPDVEGTQTRFPAAIGRSWDGVGGHFSALESIGVAKDDGILVKGPEIQILIVVPIVAILLGLMMSRTTFGKSITASADNPDLSRLSGINPHVVSTVVWTLSGFIATLSMILLSSGKAATGIENLGPFTLTNALAAAVIAGMRSFPRAMAGGIAIALADNIFGFNFTRDPGLSTLLVFIAVIVALYWQSRSNNDESPLSFAPKIKPLPAHLQRVWWIRNMPRIALTSVLVLIVAFTMRHEWVFEQIDRFVWFWDMPPDRIRPSQFFLYSTIAAFAIVTASLTVITGWSGQVSLAQMAYAGIGALSAAAFNRGIELDIGFADNRLLDVEWSGIPAIPSIVLSVFFTAAIAAITGVGALRVRGIMLAISTFAFAIAAEKYIYNRPFFSDNESSVVFERGWLFDWDLKDQRTFFYFSLGCLALTTLVVGRLRRSGIGRSIIAVRDNADTASAYTVSPVRMKLTAFAVAGGIAGLGGAVFGNAARQIRFSEAHFQIADSLQVVNMVVIGGLGSVIGPVIGAFWVKGLPTLFPDNTLVSLLTSSIGFLLMLMYFPGGFVQLFYRVRDGIVARAEQRYGYLETTSTTDTPVAVRRGAAVSATVDRTPPVYETVLSGALVLLKVASIAVSAYTAYDHLFADGDNGWFGIYMALAAVSGIWGLAVLLKVSQVSADYIGARGTKTGYSLYLLFEPVIPFLWPAVVTRWFGRDLEAAAPRPARVYGDLPVSSSGRELMLATHDITVRFGGNVAVSGVSLEVGRDEIVGLIGTNGAGKSTLMNAIGGYVPATGRIELLGTSVESLGSPARAGLGLGRTFQAATLFPELTVRECVQVALEGRHRSSFARSALFLDMASERRMRSEADELIDFLGLGRYADSFISDLSTGTRRIVELSGLLAVDADVLCLDEPTAGVAQRETEAFGPLIQEIRREMGASMLIIEHDMPLIMSISDRVYCLEAGSVIAEGNPEDVRNDPLVIASYLGTDDRAIERSDS; this is translated from the coding sequence ATGGACACCCTCCTCCTCGGGGCCTGGGTCACCCGCCAGATCCTCTTCTGGACCATCGTCCAGGGACTCGTCTTCGGCCTGCTCGCGATGGGCATCGTGCTCATCTATCGCTCGACGCGGGTGATCAACTTCGCGGTCGGCAACATGGGACTTCCGGGCGCGACGCTGTTCGCACTGTTGATGATCAACTGGAACTGGCCGTTCTGGCCGGCGCTGATCCTGTCGCTCGCCGTGGGTGCCATCCTCGGTTTCGTCACCGAGGTCACGGTGGTGAAACGGCTCTTCCACCGCCCCCGCATCGTTTTGTTGATCGCAACCGTGGCGATCGCCGACTTCTGGCGCGCCATCGTCTTGTTGGCGTTCCCCGACGTCGAGGGAACCCAGACCCGGTTCCCGGCCGCGATCGGGCGGAGCTGGGACGGCGTGGGCGGTCACTTCTCCGCCCTCGAGAGCATCGGTGTCGCGAAGGACGACGGCATCCTCGTCAAGGGTCCGGAGATCCAGATCCTGATCGTGGTCCCCATCGTCGCGATCCTGCTCGGGCTGATGATGAGTCGCACGACCTTCGGCAAGTCGATCACGGCGTCGGCCGACAACCCGGACCTGAGCCGACTGTCGGGCATCAATCCCCATGTCGTGTCGACGGTCGTGTGGACCCTCAGTGGGTTCATCGCGACGCTCTCCATGATCCTGCTGAGCAGTGGCAAGGCCGCGACGGGCATCGAGAATCTCGGGCCGTTCACCCTCACGAATGCGCTGGCTGCCGCGGTGATCGCCGGCATGCGGTCGTTCCCCCGGGCCATGGCCGGCGGCATCGCGATCGCGCTGGCCGACAACATCTTCGGCTTCAACTTCACGCGTGACCCCGGCCTGTCCACACTGCTGGTCTTCATCGCCGTCATCGTCGCCCTGTACTGGCAGAGCCGCTCCAACAACGACGAGTCGCCACTCAGCTTCGCGCCGAAGATCAAGCCGCTTCCCGCTCACCTCCAGCGGGTCTGGTGGATCCGCAACATGCCCCGGATCGCCCTCACATCGGTGCTCGTGCTCATCGTCGCGTTCACCATGCGCCACGAATGGGTCTTCGAACAGATCGACCGGTTCGTCTGGTTCTGGGACATGCCACCCGACCGGATCCGACCGTCGCAGTTCTTCCTCTACAGCACGATCGCCGCCTTCGCCATCGTGACCGCGTCGCTCACGGTGATCACGGGCTGGTCCGGCCAGGTCTCGCTCGCGCAGATGGCCTACGCCGGCATCGGGGCGCTCAGCGCGGCGGCATTCAACCGCGGCATCGAGCTCGACATCGGGTTCGCCGACAACCGGCTGCTCGACGTCGAATGGAGCGGCATACCGGCGATCCCGTCGATCGTCCTCTCCGTGTTCTTCACTGCGGCCATCGCGGCGATCACCGGGGTCGGCGCCCTCCGCGTGCGCGGCATCATGCTCGCGATCTCGACCTTCGCGTTCGCCATCGCCGCGGAGAAGTACATCTACAACCGCCCGTTCTTCTCCGACAACGAGAGCTCGGTCGTGTTCGAACGAGGCTGGTTGTTCGACTGGGATCTGAAGGACCAGCGAACGTTCTTCTACTTCTCGCTCGGCTGCCTCGCCCTGACGACCCTCGTCGTGGGACGGCTCCGACGCTCGGGAATCGGCCGCTCGATCATCGCCGTGCGCGACAACGCCGACACCGCATCCGCCTACACCGTGTCCCCGGTTCGCATGAAGCTGACCGCCTTCGCCGTCGCCGGCGGCATCGCAGGCCTCGGCGGTGCCGTGTTCGGCAACGCGGCCCGCCAGATCCGTTTCAGCGAGGCCCACTTCCAGATCGCCGATTCGCTCCAGGTCGTCAACATGGTCGTGATCGGTGGGCTCGGATCGGTGATCGGGCCGGTGATCGGCGCCTTCTGGGTCAAGGGCCTGCCGACCCTCTTCCCCGACAACACGCTCGTGAGCCTGCTCACCAGCAGCATCGGCTTCCTACTGATGCTCATGTACTTCCCCGGCGGGTTCGTGCAGCTCTTCTACCGGGTGCGCGACGGCATCGTCGCCCGCGCCGAGCAGCGCTACGGCTATCTCGAGACCACCAGCACCACGGACACGCCCGTTGCCGTCCGCCGCGGCGCCGCGGTGTCGGCAACCGTCGACCGCACCCCACCGGTGTACGAGACCGTGCTGAGCGGCGCCCTCGTGCTGCTCAAGGTCGCCAGCATCGCGGTGAGCGCCTACACCGCCTACGACCACCTGTTCGCCGACGGCGACAACGGCTGGTTCGGCATCTACATGGCGCTGGCCGCCGTTTCCGGGATCTGGGGCCTCGCCGTGCTGCTCAAGGTGTCGCAGGTCTCCGCGGACTACATCGGCGCCCGCGGCACCAAGACGGGCTACTCGCTCTATCTGCTCTTCGAACCGGTCATCCCGTTCCTCTGGCCGGCGGTGGTCACCCGCTGGTTCGGCCGAGACCTCGAGGCGGCCGCCCCACGGCCGGCGCGCGTCTACGGCGACCTGCCCGTGTCGTCGTCGGGCCGCGAGCTCATGCTCGCCACCCACGACATCACGGTCCGCTTCGGCGGCAACGTCGCCGTGTCCGGGGTCTCCCTCGAGGTCGGTCGCGACGAGATCGTCGGACTCATCGGCACGAACGGCGCCGGCAAGTCGACCCTGATGAACGCAATCGGCGGCTACGTGCCCGCCACCGGCAGGATCGAGCTGCTCGGCACCAGTGTCGAATCGCTCGGCTCGCCGGCCCGGGCCGGTCTCGGACTCGGCAGGACCTTCCAAGCCGCCACGCTCTTCCCCGAACTGACCGTGCGCGAGTGTGTGCAGGTCGCGCTGGAAGGCCGCCACCGGTCGTCGTTCGCCCGCAGCGCCCTGTTCCTCGACATGGCCTCGGAACGACGCATGCGCAGCGAAGCCGACGAGTTGATCGACTTCCTCGGACTCGGCCGCTACGCCGATTCGTTCATCTCCGACCTGTCCACCGGCACCCGACGCATCGTCGAGCTCAGCGGGCTTCTGGCCGTCGACGCCGACGTGTTGTGTCTCGACGAACCCACCGCCGGCGTGGCCCAACGCGAGACCGAGGCGTTCGGCCCGCTCATCCAGGAGATCCGCCGCGAGATGGGTGCCTCGATGCTCATCATCGAGCACGACATGCCGCTGATCATGAGCATCAGCGATCGTGTCTACTGCCTCGAAGCCGGCAGCGTCATCGCCGAAGGCAACCCCGAGGACGTGCGCAACGACCCCCTCGTGATCGCGAGCTATCTCGGCACCGATGACCGGGCGATCGAGCGCAGCGACAGCTGA